AGATACAATAGGATTTCAATACTTATAAATAGCAGCATTAGTGGAGCACAATCTAAGCATAAAACATGGCAAAAGTCGAGGTACAATGACaatttgttttatcattttggaaaatgaatgtaATACAACTTGATTTGATTAAAAAGTACATGAAAGAAGAGTATTAGTGGAAAATCAGGGTGAAGTCAAATTATGGAGAACCTTGAATTTTATGCTaaggaatttgcattttttttagtAGGCAATAGGGAGACACTTGTGAATTAGAATGAACAATCTGACAATGGCATATAAAATAGGTTACTGAGGGAAGAATATGGGACAAAGATTAGTCAGAGGGCTCTCCACCTCCATCTCAAACAATCCTTTCCATGAATTCACTTAATCATCAAAGTGTTCATAAAGACatgactaatattttattttatcttattttatacacacttaccttctgtcttagaattgatacaaaatatcagtttcaaggcagaagaaacaggaaaaactAAGCAATTGCAAgtgagcaacttgcccagggtcacaagctaggaagtgccagagtcatatttgaacccaggaccacctttctctaggtctggctctttatccactgagccatccacctTCCCCatggttaacattttttaaacattaaattattGTCCAATTCTAACAAATATGCTGACAAGACTATTTGTTTGAATTGATCAGACTGAAATTTTGAGCAAATTTTGTGGACacaaaattttatattcataattccGTGAACATGACAAATTCTTAAATGGGAAGAGCAGAGCAAAGACAAAATTGGGAGGGAGTTAATGTTTAAAAGTAAGAAATTGCCATGAAGCTCAATTATATCTTCGTGACTATGTGGAATGCAAGGGAACTCTCTAGGGTCTTGTTAGCACATTTTAGGAAGGGTCAGGATTGGGGACACTTGTACTTAAAGGGAAGCCTACACACACGTTTGGTTCCTTTGGGCTCTGACAACCTCTGTAGACCAGGGCCAGCTTTTGTCCTCTAGGTTTTCAAAATCATTCATCATTTCTAAGAGAGATAATCATTCTGAGTCCTAGGAGAATCCATGCCTTTCTTGGCTTGGAGGTAAGGAGAActtttccttctttacctattcAATGACTTGCATCATTGGGGAATATACAGACAACTtcgattaaaaaccaaaatagaaaATACTGGTGTGGAAAAAAATATCAGTTATAAAATAATTGACTTAAAGAATCAATGAAACTATTTACCAATCCATGTGGTGAAACCATTTTTTGAGTATAGACATAGGAAGAATAACTCAGTGTTGAAGATATTTTTACAAAAACAATTACATTAAATTCATTTCAGTTTAAAGCAACAAATGTTTAATTAAGtgatttttatttggaaaatgtaCTAGGTGCTGTTAATATGAAGATAGGGGAAGTTAAAGcagaaaatgtaaagaaatttataatctaatagtaAAATGGATAACATATACATAACTAAGAGTAATAGTGAGGATGTGATAAGAGGAAATGTGCTAAAAACAGTGTTCTAAGAAAATTTCAAGGGAAGATAGCTTTTATTTGAAGGAAAGGTGTGAGGAAGGAATCAGATAacacattttttttgtctttgatcttcaataactctgcttttttttcccctacccATTCCCTGAGGCCTCTTTCACATATGTATACAAagtgagaaataattttaatccgGGGGGATCAGATTGccctttctttaaatttataCTGTACCTTTGTTAGTTTTGGCTTAAGGAATTGCTAGATTGTAAATCATATTCCCTTATAAAAATGTGTTcattgaaggcagagactattcctttttgtctttgaatttccaGAACCCAATATAGTACTGGCATGTAAAAGACttgtaataaatgctttttgattgatttagGTCCTTAAGGATAAGGATTAAATCTTAAGTATCTTTGTATTTAAAGGCCAAggaaaatgaacatttatatacacacatacaaatacactgaaacaatatatgttatattaattgGCTTAGGCAAAagttgtataaaataaaaatgtatgctTCATATCtttatgaaaactttaaaaaaatattatgctttATATACTACCAAAatatttctccccttctctcccctctccttcacttcccttcccttaaCCTCATTGCTTTTTATTTGCCTTAATTCCTCTTTCcctgtttctccctctcttcctccttgtgCTCCTTGCcttcatttttgaatattttattattttgggaacataaatatttttattttgagtaccaaattctctccctttctccaggCCTTCCCCAACCCATTAAGAAGGAAATTAATATTATACCCACTATATATGTGAAGTTATCCAAAACATATTTTcaatattaaccatgttgcaaaaatgctagaaaaatgaagaaagtgaagaataTGCTTCATTCTGCTCTTAGTTCTCTCACTGAAGGTGGAGaacatttttcatcacgagtccttcagaattgttttggatcattaaaTTTTGGATCTATTTtggatcagagtagctaagtttcACAGCTATTTATCATACAATATTaatgctactgtgtacaatgttcgcCTCATTCCTCTCACTttaccctgcatcagttcatataagtcttaccaggttttttttaacccatccCTCTCATTAcgcttttataatttcttgtagcacaaaTGTATTACATCACATTCATCTACCATTACTTGGTCAGATATTCCTTAATTGATAGTATCCCCTCTACTTCTGATTATTTACCACCATGAAGAAaaatggtataaatatttttgtacgtgcaagtcatttttctctttctttgatctctttggaccatagttccaaattactttccagaatggttggaaaagTTCACTGCCCTATGGAGTTGTATAGTAAGGTACCTATTTTCCCATAGGCCCTCTAGTAttgtttttactattttttgTCAACTTTTTGAATTTGATGGatgtggtacttcagagttgttttaatttgcatttttctaattactagtgacaaagcatttttttaatgtgactattagtagtttggatttctttttttgataattaCCTATTTAGTCCTTTGACCACATAATAGTTGGAGAGtggttcttttaaatttgacttggGTATCTGtgtatcttagaaatgatacctTCGTCAGACAAATTTGCTGcaaaatttttccccatttacatgCTTCTAATTTTAGTggcatttggttttgtttataaaaaaattttttaaaaatttgtaatcAGTGTAATTAATTTTActtcatttgaatttctttatcaCATTGAGTCATGAACTTTCCCCTATATATCAATCTAACAAGTAATTTATCACAtgctcctttaatttgtttatgatgttatTCTGTATGTCCAAGTCATTTATTAATTTGGAGTTTGTCTTGTTATACAATGTGATAAACCTGTCTGTCATCCGGtgccaaattattttgataattacaaCTTTGTAGTCTCTAggtctctttcctttccattttctttcattaattcccttcaaattcttgaccttttgtttctttagttgaattttgttatgattttatcTAGCTCAAAGAAATAATACCTTAATAACTTGATTCGTGTGACgttgaataagtaaaataatttagataCTATAATTTTAGTTATATTAACTTGATGCACCGATCAGCaatgaatattttcccaattatttacaTCTGTATTTGTGCAGATTGTTTTGCAATTATGTTCAAATGGTTCCTGTGTGTTGACAGTAGATTTAAATTAATCACTAGAAGGTATTTCACTCAAATATGTGACAATGACactgacaataaaaatgaaatagatgaatatttataatgATATAACCTGCCCAGATTAAAAAGTTGTCTAACcttacaaaaagaaattgaacaagctataaaTGAACTCTCCTCCACCAAAAGCAAACCAAGAAACAACAACACAACAGGGCAACCTGGATTTGCAAGCAATCTcaccaaacaattaaaaaacaatttgaagtaaaatatttgaaaaaatagaaaaggaatgcTATGAAATTCTTTataagacacaaatatggtcctcatacataaacacaaaaattttacattattatcatgctggatttatatcaggaatgcagaaACGACTCCATATTAGGAAATTATAAGCAGGTCAATGACAAATATATTATTACAATAatagatataaaagaaagaaaaacttttctAAGATATAATACCCACTTGAATTTTTAAACGCTAGAAAACATTGGAATGAATAATGTTTTTTATAAGATGACAAGTAATATCtgtctaaaaaaataagaattagcaTTATCTGCAATGGTGATAAGCCTTTTCAGTTAGATAGagggtgaagcaaggatatcCATTGCATTCGGATACCACTTAATGAGCCATTTCCTAATTAATGGTCATTCCTTCAGTTTTCACAGAATGTCTTTTGATAAAGGCCATGTGCATGTAATTTATTATGAGATAAACaatgtaattatttatattcttaattatttgaatatggaaaataataaacagattGATTAATTTATTCTAACAAGTCaatattgtaaaaaatattcagtaaatatttactcGAATATTGAgctatttgcttttatttgtcaGCAAATGATATTTTGtcaatgaaaaatgttaattgttatAATTTTAGAGCTGACAGGGACTTTTAAGATTACTAgcttagcattctttttttaaaagtcaaaaaagaaCAGTCCAGAAAGACTAATCTGtagtcacacaagtaataagtagTCAACTGGGAATTCAAAACCAGGTTTTCTGACTAAAAATATAGGTTgggttttctttttaagttgaaaagaagtagtttttttccttgttaaatcatttacccaaatttagattttctttaaaagatgagAAGATAACTATTAATATAGGAAATATGATTAAGGGTAGCATACTGTCACAACAGTCAATAAAACTTGAATTttatttccagaaaaagaaagtagagtCCATGACTCTGTAGTTTCACAGATTAGAAGAAGCAAAGTGACCACCACCTAGATGGaagtcaaaaataaaatgtgtttctCAAGTAACTGGAAAATTAAATCTTGGTATTTGTTAGAAAAGATACTAATTAACTAACCTAAAGTTAATGTATCTGCAATGTAACAGTAACAATGTAAAGTTAATAAGCATATTGAGCTAAATGGTCCATTTGATTAAGTTTATCCATCCATCTTCTTTTTTCTAGCCCCCAGGTATACTATCATCCTCAAATAATGGAATGGGGAAACTACTCTATGTATGCAGACTTTGTACTCCTTGGATTGTTCAGCAACACAAAGTTTCCAtggctttttttctctctcatcttcttgGTCTTTGTGATCTCAGTGGCCAGCAATGTCGTTATGATCATTCTTATTCACATTGATCCCAGGCTCCACACTCCTATGTATTTCTTGCTTAGCCAACTCTCCATCATGGATATTCTCTACATTTCTACTATTGTGCCCAAAATGCTCCTGGATCAGTTGATGGGCCAGAAGACCATCTCTTTTGCAGGTTGTACTGCTCAACACTTCCTCTACTTGACCCTCGCAGGTGCTGAATTCTTCCTTTTGGGTCTCATGTCTTATGACCGCTATGTGGCCATCTGCAACCCTCTTCGTTACCCTGTCTTGATGAGCCGTAAGGTGTGCCTGCTGATTGTGATGGCAGCAtggctagggggctcagtggatggcTTCCTGTTGACCCCAGTCACCATGCAATTTCCTTTTTGCGCTTCAAGAGAGATCAACCATTTCTTTTGTGAAGTTCCTGCCTTACTGAAGCTTTCCTGTACAGACACTTCAACTTACGAAACTGCCATGTATGTTTGCTGTATCATGATGCTTCTAATccctttttcagtcatttctgccTCTTACACACGTATCCTCATAACTGTCTATCGAATGAGTGAGGCTGAGGGGAGGCGGAAAGCAGTGGCCACCTGTTCCTCACATATGGTCGTTGTCAGCCTCTTCTATGGAGCTGCCATGTACACATATGTACTTCCCCACTCTTATCACACCCCTGAACAAGACAAAGCTGTGTCAGCTTTCTATACTATTCTCACACCCATGCTCAACCCACTCATCTATAGCCTCAGAAATAAGGATGTTACTGGGGCCTTAAAGAAGGCATTGGGTCGATGTTCCTCAAGAAGGATAAGGGCCTTCTGAGGATCACTGGAGATTTTTCTAAGATAGATGTTTCTTAAGGGAAGATACTCATAGCCAAGTAATATCTAAATAGAAGCCTGGGAAAAGTCTGAATGTTAGGTTACCGCTAGGACTTCTTTGCATTGAGATTTGTAGATGAGGTGATTGCTGTGATTGCTGAATCcttgaataaaataaagtcattGGGAAGAGAGGAAGTTTAAAAGTTGGGCAAATAAAGATAGCTCATCATCACTGTTCTTCCCAACTACCTCCTCCTAAAATCCCTCAAATCCACTTTGACCAGAAAAGAGAAGGGCTGTGCAGAAGGATGCCAAGAAAAAAGCCAAAATGTTTCTTAGAATAGTGCAATGATGGCTTTAGTCACtatggatgattttttttatcatgttatttCTTTGACCTTCTGTCCCCATCCACTTTTAAATATGCTTACTCTGAATTgcaaaatttaaatgtaaatttcaGTTTTAACTTTCTTATTGGCCTCAATCAAATCACACAAGTTCACTGATTTCCCAATTTATGCTCTTTAAATCGATGAAAATGATGAAGAtttcaaagagaaattaagaccttttatgttttaaaaattagaaccaaCTCTTTAAAAACGATTCTGGATAGGAGGAAGCAACTcataaataaatcataaataaatgaaactcaTAAATCATAAGAATATCATGGGGGcaacttaggtggctcagtggattgaaagccagtcccagagactggaggttctgtgttcaaatctgatctcaaaacTTCCTcattctgtgatcctgggcaagtcacttaatctccactgccaagcccttactggttcttctgccttggaaccaatatatggtattgattctaagatggaaggtaagtgtttaaaaaaaaaagaatatcatggACGATTTACTGTATGACATTGGTCAAATAAATTTCCCCCTTTAAttgttttcctatctgtaaagtggagataaattccattgtttctcttcctacttccAAGAATATATTCTATAGGTAAAGGAAGGAACTGACATAAAATTACTTTGAGTTTATGAAGGTGCTATAAACCATTAAGTATTATTAaatcccctttcctcctcttcattccagatggagaaaaggaaatgggaactTAGATTCCCCTCACTCCCCACTTTTTATCATTGCAGTGTAATGCTGTGGAAAAATATAGTACTTTTGGAGAGCCAGCATTATAAAGGAATgtattagggcagtgatgggcaaactttttaaagaggaggccaaaggaaaagaaatgctcatctatcagtctgtttctaaggcaactctttcaaagtttcattgtattgtatcctactcattgtattcgtcagattaggaataatgtcacagggccagatagaacatttcagggggtagCATCTGGcccgggctgtagtttgcccatcactgtattagGAGATAGGTAAAAAATAGGGTTACAGACTGTGAAATCTCTGATTCCACTTTTCCTCATCCATCCTGGATCCTAGAATAATACTTCCTACAAAAATCCATTTAGTGGGTAATCCTACCCTTCCCAAGGTTTACCAGTAGATTGGGAGATCAGGAGACATCTTGATTCTCTTCCTGTCCATCTCCATTCCCAATGATGGAGAAAGGTAGAATCAATTCATACTGGGAAGACAATCCATAGATACTAAAGACTACAATCTAATCCATACCTGATGCCTTTTTGAAATTAAGTGATTGACCACAATCAAGGATTGATCTAGGGATCCAAAGTGAGGTGATTTATTAGAAGTCATAATGTCAAATTATGATTAATCTAAGACCTCAGCTATTCTCACTTTCAGCCTACTTCATTATACTTGGTAAAACAGGCTATCTAACTTGTATTAAGGATTGGTATATGAGGCAATTGAGTTTACACTAAATCCTCCtaaattctccttttttctctatcttccttcctACCCTAATATTCAGAATTCAGATTAGAATTAAATAGATTGCTTACCCCTATACTAAGTTGGGCAGCTAAATAGCAGTGTAGAAAGTGCttaacctggagtcaggataacatctttctgagtttaaatttaacctcagacacttaccaactgtgtgactctgggtaagatGGTGGAGGGATAGAGTCAGCAGGAACAAATGAAAGTGGAGAGGTTAGGGTAGGTAGAGGATCAGTAAGCTTAAGTGTGGAAGCAATTAGCGGAATCAGAGGATCAGCCTTTGaaggctggagctcaggagataGCTTGAGGGGAAGGTCAAGCTGAGAGTCAGCTTGATTCTGTGAAGGACAAGAAGTCATCAGAGGGATGGGTGGAGCAAGATAGATGAAATTCAGGTTAGAAGGAAAGTCTAAGAGTGAGGCAGGTTGGGACAATGAATCTTGAATGGTTTCTGCCTCTAAAGCTGTTCTAACTACCTTCCAAGTTAACCATACTGATGATGCAACTCTAAGTCCCTTTTCTTGCGCTTTCtttaaagtctgtccaagttggtCCCACTGTCGTACATTGAGTACTTCTATTTCTAGTAACTTGGGATCACATTTCAAAATCATCTTAAACAATGCCTGAAGTTTAGCTTCTGGTACTCTGTATCCTTGCCTGTGCACTAAGGATTTTAGCGATCGTATGTAACTAGTGTGAGAAGAAAgtttctgacccattttctagTGGTCAGCGACTCACCCCAGAGGCCACCTGAGGTCCGTTGACCGTCCCGGGTCCTGCACTGCAGTCTTCCTCTCAGGTGTCAATCCACGATGGGCGCCagatgaagccgtccaccgactccacgaagattcctagtgggttggacactcagaaaggggaaccaaggactgagtgaaaatgggctaCGGGtcaaggattaatggaaagagaacataaggcgagaataaagatacacagacacagaaagttttggcataaggtagacagacagcaagtaagctctgatggtcaagagcttcatggttaggagctctgatggttgagagctctcttgccaactgatgtcttgtcacttttattggggttacatacaacagtatggggggaaggggagaggccagtggcctgatacattaacattatgaggtaatcatcataaaatgcaaactgccaaaatctgaaacaataggtagagctaagatcaggatccagggtggatagggcctaaggcatctactgatgtttgatacctatgttaattgatcattgaaggaaaagtaaggagactgagataactgactctcttctggggtgtggccttagggaagggctagggatttggcaaggtcaacattcaatttgactcaggattgcagagatcaatcattagcagtataagagttaagtttttgaatacttcttaaaataatatcacaattaatgtatacctggattgctacatataCTTTCCCTGatacctcccccaaaggaagtgggaggtgtcaggggaagttgtagcagagagagtcctgggagatgtagtcttccaggacttacaataatttcaaatgacacagtacATAGTTATTTCTgtattgtaagcttcttgagagcagagactgatatttttgtctttctttgaacctccagtgattagcacagtggttgacacaaagtaagtgcttcatgaccttggagtcaagatagaagagcagtaggaTGTCCTccacaaaaatctagaaaattCACCATGATGAATCTGATCAGGAAATCCAGTAAAACGTCTCAATGAGTCCCAAGCCAAGGAAGCTTAGGGAGACGGGCAGAATGGCCTACAGACAATGGCCATGGGGTCTGGTGAGGAGCATCCTGTTCATGGAGAATTCCAGTACCCAGCATTGAGAATATTGGCACAGATAAGGAAGCAGGGAAAAATATTGAACTAACACAAAGTGCAATAATGTGTGCCATCTGGCAGTTTTGTCACTCACAACCCAAATCCAAGgtaaactgagaaagaaaatcattATCCTGGGCTCTACCTGCATACTGAGTCAAGAACACACTCAGAAACAAACTATAGCTACATAGTTCTGATTCTAGAAGCAGAACAGTGGATCAGTTCCTGTTTCTAGCCTAAGCTGAAGCCTGCACTGAAGTTACCAGTGCAGgagtcccagatcagaggagcCTGGAGTCCAGTTGCTGATGCTGCAGTGCTTCCCTGCAGCAGAGTCAAGGAGCAATGTCCTGAATTTCCAGCCAGGGACAAGCCAACAGACATAGACCTGGGAAAGAAACACATAAAGAGCAAACTAGGAGGGTGGAAAGCAGATTTATTTCTAGATGACATCAATTTAAACGTTCTCAAAGTTCATAGTCCCCAGCCTGAGCTGTGAAAGCAGAAAAAGGACACAAAAGGATAGACGCTTTTCTATTCCCTCCCCTACCCCAATCTTAGAATGTATATAATATAGCTCAAACATTAAATATGAAGTTAGCAAATAGACTAgaagaataacaaataaaaagaattctataATTAAGTGCTCCAATGATGATAGAAAACATAGGAAACAAACTCAAAGAAAGAATGACTAAAAAATCTACAAGGCAAAAAAGCCACAAAAAATATCCTGGGCACAAACTGAACTAGAATTCAACTCAATACTCATATTTGGCTGTTCCCCCCCAAAACCCCAATAACCCAGGCTAATTTTAGCTTCATTATTTGAACTCATCAAAGAGTCCCAGGTGCTTAGTCTCTCATAATCTTCTTTTGTATCATCTCTTTTTTAGGCATATTtgtccttccttgcttccttgcttccttctgtcctccttccatccctctgTGTTTCTCTCCCTGACTGGTGTCAGAGGGATGGAcaggaaagaaataggaaaaaatattcagTGAAGTGAAGATTATTTGGTGAATATTGgtaatataaaagggaaaaagggttttttttttggttggatattaatatgtaaaggtgtggttgccaaggaactgaataaataccaattcctaacatgattttagtaatttatttacaaaatataggagagagtggaagtagagagatgagaagaaggtagagtaagagatctaacttaatgaactagatttgtattcaagtctgggctttactccagcagggctccagaggcccagccagagagccttaaagttaacaaggggtttagtcatgagggcttctcccaatcaaggaaGCCTCCAGGTGGCTAGTGCCTccagggaggctaaggtagtcagccttcttcactcactacttgtagttctaaggaagagatttaagaacagtctcaccaagtttTCAGGgtcaaggtctcaggtccagcaagcagCATCTCCAACTCATCATCCAACTCCAGGAAACAAACAACTCtcttacaggaagttgtcactcccttttaaaggggcttctttcaCATtgcttcctgtgccttcctcttagtttatgtatccaatcacaatagatatttttcttaggactgcccaagaggCAGTTACTAATTTTGattcacagacctcccaacttgtgaattaagtgcaGATgttcttacctttggtgattagattaaggatgggcagggcagatttaatttcattatcacagtagAAGCAAGTAAGAGAAGAGTCAAATGAAACATGATTTCAGAtcatatgaaagaaagaagataggTACAGTTTTAAATCAAAATCCACTGGAGGAGTATgcatatatgagagagagagagaagaaaaaaatgggtaGAAAGTTAAGAAATGTGTAGTTTGCACTAACAATGTGAAcaacaaatttgaaaataaaggatCTGGTGACTTTGGAAAGAAAAGTTTTATGGCTCCTAAGAGACGGGCAAAAATAGGCTGTCACATTAAATATTTTACAGTAGACTAACTGAAACCATCTAATCTTTTAATTGGAGTCCTTGAATTCATTTGCATGGAAATTCTAGGTTTCAAAAGGGAATGGGAGCTGACTTCCTAATAAAAGCTTGGGAAAG
The window above is part of the Gracilinanus agilis isolate LMUSP501 chromosome 4, AgileGrace, whole genome shotgun sequence genome. Proteins encoded here:
- the LOC123245080 gene encoding olfactory receptor 2T27 gives rise to the protein MEWGNYSMYADFVLLGLFSNTKFPWLFFSLIFLVFVISVASNVVMIILIHIDPRLHTPMYFLLSQLSIMDILYISTIVPKMLLDQLMGQKTISFAGCTAQHFLYLTLAGAEFFLLGLMSYDRYVAICNPLRYPVLMSRKVCLLIVMAAWLGGSVDGFLLTPVTMQFPFCASREINHFFCEVPALLKLSCTDTSTYETAMYVCCIMMLLIPFSVISASYTRILITVYRMSEAEGRRKAVATCSSHMVVVSLFYGAAMYTYVLPHSYHTPEQDKAVSAFYTILTPMLNPLIYSLRNKDVTGALKKALGRCSSRRIRAF